One segment of Neoarius graeffei isolate fNeoGra1 chromosome 20, fNeoGra1.pri, whole genome shotgun sequence DNA contains the following:
- the pdgfbb gene encoding adenylate cyclase, terminal-differentiation specific isoform X2: MEVTRSMLDRNNANFLLWPPCVEVQRCSGCCNTKNLKCVAVLTHTRYLQVMKIQYMNMRPVYNKAVVSVNDHVECRCQPAPRPASRRKSPARKQEARDRSGKPRYKDELHRRDELKPNQRLKLEDLLSHSWLPLENGQDAWSHNKTHHGKNRGHSLGDGRKYNSSSNSTNGWSSERLTNPLPNHIKTEDTGLLLHNVTRAREKMREKEVKDMETQKNSTINDDRLSNQSLVNGVNPTEITNQIPQHESELIQCSGHSKSAESSQVHRNETTSQIETSQNQMHSEAHVGQTNQTMVPKPAEKTNQKQGHAFNAENEPSTRINGNETPETESTQEETEETRSRSTLLKERKALEEEKEELLLLHKRLDEEKHKHFLKAQQHSQHEDQKQHQPHHKPQQTHTTTQRTESKTTTPVRVATPHTHTRLPHRPRKRLRKHRNRISKAVMRAMLM, translated from the exons ATGGAGGTCACCCGCTCTATGCTGGACCGTAACAATGCAAACTTTCTGTTATGGCCACCATGTGTGGAGGTGCAGAGATGCTCCGGTTGCTGCAACACAAAAAACCTAAAGTGTGTAGCTGTACTCACCCACACACGCTATCTACAG GTGATGAAGATACAGTATATGAACATGCGTCCAGTTTACAACAAAGCCGTAGTCTCAGTTAATGATCATGTGGAGTGCCGTTGTCAGCCTGCTCCTCGTCCAGCCTCCCGCAGAAAGTCTCCTGCTCGCAAACAAGAAGCAAGAGATCGCTCAGGTAAACCTCGCTATAAAGATGAGCTTCACCGGAGAGATGAGCTTAAACCTAACCAGAGGCTTAAACTAGAGGATCTGCTAAGCCACAGCTGGCTGCCCCTAGAAAATGGACAGGATGCCTGGAGCCATAATAAGACACACCATGGAAAAAACAGAGGTCATTCCCTTGGAGATGGGAGGAAGTATAATAGCAGCTCCAATAGCACAAATGGCTGGTCTTCTGAGAGACTGACAAATCCTCTGCCCAATCACATTAAGACAGAAGATACAGGTTTACTACTGCACAATGTAACAAGGGcaagagagaaaatgagagagaaagaggtCAAAGATATGGAAACACAGAAAAACAGTACAATAAATGATGATAGGCTGAGTAATCAGTCGTTAGTAAATGGGGTCAATCCCACTGAAATAACCAATCAGATTCCACAGCACGAGTCAGAGCTAATACAATGTTCAGGTCACAGCAAGAGTGCTGAGAGCAGTCAAGTACACAGAAATGAGACGACTTCCCAAATAGAGACCAGCCAGAATCAGATGCACAGTGAAGCACATGTTGGGCAGACCAATCAGACTATGGTTCCTAAACCTGCAGAGAAAACCAATCAAAAGCAAGGCCATGCCTTTAATGCAGAAAACGAACCTAGTACAAGGATAAATGGAAATGAGACCCCAGAGACAGAGAGCACTCAAGAAGAGACAGAGGAGACCAGAAGCAGGTCCACTTTGCTGAAGGAAAGGAAGGCTTTAGAGGAGGAGAAAGAGGAGCTTCTGTTACTTCACAAGCGCCTTGATGAAGAAAAGCACAAACATTTCCTCAAAGCACAACAACACAGTCAACATGAGGACCAAAAACAGCACCAGCCACACCACAAACCTCAGCAAACCCACACGACTACACAACGGACAG